The following proteins are co-located in the Haloplanus sp. HW8-1 genome:
- a CDS encoding ABC transporter substrate-binding protein, with protein MTEKNVTRRSCLRAAGLGAATFALSGCLGSNGGDNGGETEADYSTSGKMPWMDKESSPVVAPDESEILYEPSSWEEENSETINHMTWAGYEVEEVQSPIEDTFNMESNVELHLSDTEVFNRFESGEWSDWHHVTVDNAWLPRFAEAGLVRPMDYETWEPYIFDPLLDAFHPDNSDFKFTFVNEEDWTFDQDGQLYGFPQRFGYFGIIANRDTVGDAEIADQGYDVAYSDQYDVVLNGGSFFFNMIAVMQREGINPFKSHSEQEIQDIREAGLALAENASVLDSYPSVAQSMSAGEFDIAIGFPNLVANIIRNEGAMNFRTYVPQAVDGVKQGVIWVETTAFVKGNHPRISDNYAAMMMSPDVAYKLSVQTPVTVPHAGVREKYSENTKNVLDLEYLDTALERSVFYEGLFDEKEMMSIWREMQSAAGS; from the coding sequence ATGACAGAGAAAAATGTAACAAGGCGGTCATGTTTGAGAGCAGCAGGTCTCGGCGCGGCGACGTTCGCGCTATCTGGATGCCTGGGCAGCAACGGAGGAGACAATGGCGGAGAGACCGAGGCGGACTACTCGACCAGCGGGAAGATGCCTTGGATGGACAAAGAATCGTCACCGGTCGTGGCTCCGGACGAATCCGAGATCCTGTACGAACCGAGCAGTTGGGAGGAGGAAAACTCGGAAACTATCAACCATATGACATGGGCAGGATACGAGGTAGAGGAGGTGCAGAGCCCGATCGAAGACACGTTCAATATGGAGAGTAACGTTGAGCTCCACCTGAGCGATACGGAGGTATTCAACCGGTTTGAGTCAGGTGAATGGAGCGACTGGCACCACGTCACCGTCGACAATGCCTGGCTGCCACGGTTCGCAGAAGCCGGATTGGTTCGCCCGATGGACTACGAGACGTGGGAACCGTATATTTTCGACCCATTGCTCGATGCTTTCCACCCGGATAACTCGGATTTCAAGTTCACCTTCGTCAACGAGGAGGACTGGACCTTCGACCAGGACGGACAACTCTACGGATTCCCGCAACGGTTCGGATACTTCGGTATCATTGCCAACCGGGATACCGTCGGTGACGCAGAAATTGCAGACCAAGGGTACGATGTCGCGTATTCGGACCAATACGATGTCGTCCTGAACGGTGGGTCCTTCTTTTTCAACATGATTGCAGTCATGCAGAGGGAGGGCATCAATCCGTTCAAGAGTCACAGCGAACAAGAAATACAAGACATTCGGGAAGCAGGGCTCGCCTTGGCCGAGAACGCCTCGGTTCTCGATTCGTATCCGTCAGTGGCACAGTCGATGTCAGCCGGTGAGTTCGATATTGCAATCGGGTTCCCCAACCTGGTGGCAAACATCATACGAAACGAAGGCGCAATGAACTTCAGGACGTACGTGCCCCAGGCGGTTGACGGTGTCAAGCAGGGTGTGATTTGGGTCGAAACAACCGCATTCGTAAAGGGCAACCACCCACGGATTAGCGACAACTACGCAGCGATGATGATGAGCCCAGACGTTGCCTACAAGTTGTCCGTTCAGACACCAGTCACGGTTCCACACGCGGGCGTTCGAGAAAAATACAGTGAAAACACGAAGAACGTACTGGATCTGGAATATCTCGACACTGCACTGGAACGCAGCGTCTTCTACGAGGGACTGTTTGATGAAAAAGAGATGATGTCGATCTGGCGCGAAATGCAGTCGGCAGCGGGAAGCTGA
- a CDS encoding aldehyde dehydrogenase family protein: MHYPLSIGGRQRSVDRRIDVENPATGEIVGSVGSGNRKDAVQAIEAARDVARTWQQSDPHERERALHAVADRIENDVEEIARLLSRETGKCLGTAEDEIRETVSQFRFYAGVTDKIRGSTIPTPTDRFNYTRRAPYGVTAHIVPWNYPVLIGSRSIATALATGNTVVTKPPGSAPLSTMWYGEYLVDEFPDGVVNIVPGPGNEVGAELTENGDVDAISFTGSNRIGQRVIESAAKNIVPADVELGGKSPAIVLPDADPTEAGVGIATGIFSNTGQNCVATSRLIVHEEIKQAVVEEIVRQAESIELGPGTDPSTGMGPVISASAQKDMQAYVEMAKESGATLLTGGTIPNDPDLSDGHFFQPTVFDDVEPDDRIANEEIFGPILSVISVSTVEDAITVANDSRYALAASLWTERLEATTIADRLDHGVVAVNSFPVTMPQSPFGGNKESGIGREGGLEGVRAFTTVDSVIVDHSEMGTGYR, translated from the coding sequence GTGCACTATCCACTTTCAATAGGAGGACGACAACGTAGTGTTGATCGTCGGATCGATGTCGAGAATCCGGCCACTGGTGAGATCGTTGGATCGGTTGGCAGCGGTAACCGAAAAGATGCCGTGCAGGCAATCGAGGCTGCAAGGGACGTAGCTCGCACGTGGCAACAAAGCGACCCACACGAGCGCGAACGGGCGCTGCACGCCGTGGCCGATCGGATCGAGAACGACGTCGAAGAAATAGCCCGTCTGTTGAGCAGGGAGACGGGCAAGTGCCTCGGGACAGCCGAAGACGAAATCAGAGAAACTGTCAGCCAGTTTCGGTTCTATGCGGGAGTCACCGACAAAATTAGGGGGAGTACGATACCGACGCCGACCGACCGGTTCAATTACACCCGGCGCGCACCATACGGTGTCACCGCACACATCGTGCCCTGGAATTATCCCGTGCTTATCGGGTCACGAAGCATCGCTACCGCACTCGCTACGGGGAACACAGTCGTCACGAAACCGCCGGGCAGTGCTCCACTGAGTACGATGTGGTACGGCGAGTATCTCGTCGACGAGTTCCCCGACGGGGTAGTCAATATTGTTCCCGGTCCCGGGAACGAGGTGGGGGCCGAACTGACGGAGAACGGTGACGTAGACGCCATCAGTTTCACCGGATCGAACCGTATCGGTCAACGTGTAATAGAGTCGGCGGCCAAAAACATCGTCCCGGCAGATGTAGAACTCGGGGGCAAGTCGCCAGCGATCGTTCTCCCCGACGCCGATCCGACAGAGGCTGGCGTCGGAATCGCGACGGGCATTTTTTCGAACACCGGCCAGAACTGCGTCGCCACCTCCCGGCTCATCGTTCACGAAGAGATCAAACAAGCGGTGGTAGAAGAAATCGTCAGGCAGGCAGAGTCGATCGAACTTGGACCCGGAACCGATCCGAGTACCGGTATGGGACCGGTCATTTCTGCGTCAGCACAGAAGGACATGCAAGCGTACGTTGAGATGGCCAAAGAAAGTGGAGCAACATTACTGACCGGCGGCACGATACCCAACGATCCCGACCTCAGCGATGGGCACTTCTTTCAGCCGACCGTGTTCGACGACGTGGAACCGGACGACCGCATCGCAAACGAAGAGATATTCGGTCCGATACTGTCGGTCATTTCAGTCTCAACGGTCGAAGACGCAATCACTGTCGCCAACGACTCCCGGTACGCTTTGGCAGCGAGCCTCTGGACGGAGCGTCTAGAGGCAACCACCATAGCCGATCGGCTTGATCACGGAGTGGTCGCGGTAAACTCTTTCCCGGTCACGATGCCACAGAGCCCTTTCGGCGGAAACAAGGAGTCGGGTATCGGCAGAGAGGGGGGACTGGAGGGTGTCAGGGCTTTCACCACCGTCGATAGTGTCATCGTAGATCACAGTGAGATGGGAACAGGGTACCGATGA
- a CDS encoding IclR family transcriptional regulator, with translation MTHLDIGRTLSTTGKSLEIVDYLMDHGPVGVTELAETFDMPKSTVHQHLTTLRYHGFLVKKENEYHLGLKFLCVGTEAKSQDRRYQAVEERLHNLVDNPYDEADFNVEEHGRLISLLTEVGPDNDPIYDYYYMHTTAVGKAMLAEYPDHRVRAIIDRWGLPKQTEKTITDEGELWRELDEVRERGFGVSEEELNEGFRAIGMLIHDSEGGILGGVSLGQPTYRADEEMFFQNIPEKLFDFVEEIERVIEGYDRYQRQ, from the coding sequence ATGACACATCTCGACATTGGACGAACGCTGAGCACGACGGGGAAGTCACTAGAGATCGTTGACTATCTAATGGACCACGGTCCCGTCGGGGTAACGGAACTGGCCGAGACGTTCGATATGCCCAAGTCAACAGTTCACCAACATCTTACGACGTTGAGATATCACGGATTCCTCGTCAAGAAGGAGAATGAGTATCACCTCGGACTCAAGTTTCTGTGTGTCGGAACCGAGGCAAAATCCCAGGATCGGCGCTATCAGGCCGTTGAGGAACGGTTACACAATCTTGTCGATAACCCATACGACGAAGCAGATTTCAACGTCGAAGAACACGGACGTCTCATTTCCTTGCTCACCGAGGTCGGTCCTGATAACGATCCGATATACGACTATTATTATATGCACACCACAGCAGTCGGCAAAGCAATGTTGGCGGAATACCCCGACCACCGGGTGCGCGCCATCATTGATCGATGGGGTCTACCGAAACAAACGGAGAAGACGATAACGGACGAGGGCGAACTCTGGCGGGAATTGGACGAAGTGCGTGAACGTGGATTCGGTGTCAGCGAGGAGGAACTGAACGAGGGGTTCCGTGCCATTGGAATGCTCATACACGATTCGGAGGGGGGGATCCTCGGTGGCGTCAGTCTCGGACAGCCAACTTACCGTGCCGATGAGGAGATGTTTTTTCAAAATATTCCCGAAAAGCTGTTCGATTTCGTTGAGGAAATCGAACGGGTGATCGAGGGTTACGACCGATACCAGCGCCAGTAG
- a CDS encoding DUF7108 family protein has translation MAELFVWNAFPSDDQKALLEESVELIVELTEIR, from the coding sequence ATGGCGGAACTCTTCGTCTGGAACGCGTTCCCGAGCGACGATCAGAAGGCACTCCTCGAGGAGTCAGTCGAACTGATCGTCGAACTGACCGAGATCCGTTGA
- a CDS encoding PadR family transcriptional regulator translates to MSEGQTVVETLGIARELTAFQRNILTILAEEPRYGLVVKGELETYYDDDVNYGRLYPNLDDLVEMGLVKKSELDKPTNQYALTEDGYQALLDQLAWSFDKLIVDSDRADDNEDLVDQFR, encoded by the coding sequence ATGTCAGAGGGACAAACAGTTGTCGAGACGCTGGGTATCGCCCGAGAGTTAACAGCGTTTCAGCGGAACATCCTCACGATACTTGCCGAGGAGCCTCGCTACGGTCTCGTGGTCAAAGGCGAACTGGAGACCTACTACGACGACGACGTCAACTACGGCCGGCTGTATCCCAACCTCGACGATCTCGTCGAGATGGGGCTGGTAAAGAAGAGCGAACTCGACAAACCGACCAACCAGTACGCACTGACAGAGGACGGATACCAGGCACTACTCGACCAGCTCGCGTGGTCGTTCGACAAGCTCATCGTGGATTCGGACCGCGCCGACGACAACGAGGACCTCGTCGACCAGTTTCGGTAG
- a CDS encoding aspartate aminotransferase family protein, protein MSDTETERDLTGGETEREMTESQKLHEEAHSIFPGGVSHDIRCDFDPYPFYVTKATDSRVWDVDGNEYVDFWNNHHASVLGHSYPDIVEAVKEQAEKGLHYGFTNEKALRLGQKVREYVPSVEQLQFCVTGTEATMYAARLARAHTGGDYILKAEGGWHGGNSEFMEAVHVPFDEPTTNGLAPGVAEHLESFPVNDQEAVLEFLEAHRGNVAAVILEPMLGGGGGLECDEEFLQFLEDASEDFGFAFVLDEVVTGFRTSPGSYQARVGVSPDLTTLGKFLGGGLAVGAVGGRSEFFEAARPDIEVPAEERVSTGGGTFSANPLMAAAGLAGLEVVETEPVYEYIESQGERIREGLRRIFDDLGVECRVLGMGSFFMPHFKPETSLDTVYDIEARTDRRAIKEFHNRVTDRGYAILPGHLGNVSYQTSEKQIDGFLQTAEAVGREMKSEGIL, encoded by the coding sequence ATGAGCGATACTGAGACTGAGAGAGACCTGACCGGAGGCGAGACAGAGAGAGAAATGACCGAAAGCCAAAAGCTCCACGAGGAGGCACATTCAATCTTTCCTGGTGGGGTGTCCCACGACATACGGTGTGACTTTGACCCGTATCCGTTCTACGTTACGAAGGCAACGGACTCCCGAGTGTGGGACGTTGACGGAAACGAATACGTTGATTTCTGGAACAACCACCACGCCAGTGTTCTCGGTCATTCCTACCCGGATATTGTCGAGGCAGTCAAAGAGCAAGCCGAGAAGGGACTCCACTACGGGTTCACAAACGAAAAAGCACTCAGATTAGGCCAAAAAGTCAGGGAATATGTTCCCTCGGTCGAACAGCTACAGTTTTGTGTCACGGGCACCGAGGCGACCATGTACGCAGCGCGGCTCGCCAGAGCACACACGGGCGGTGATTACATCCTCAAGGCGGAAGGGGGATGGCACGGTGGTAATTCGGAGTTCATGGAAGCTGTGCATGTCCCGTTCGACGAACCGACGACGAACGGGCTAGCGCCGGGTGTGGCCGAACATCTCGAGTCATTCCCGGTCAATGATCAAGAGGCCGTTCTAGAATTCCTTGAGGCCCACCGCGGGAATGTCGCAGCGGTTATTCTTGAGCCGATGCTGGGTGGTGGAGGCGGATTGGAGTGTGACGAGGAATTTCTGCAGTTCCTCGAAGACGCAAGCGAGGACTTCGGGTTCGCATTCGTATTGGACGAGGTAGTCACTGGGTTCCGGACGTCGCCAGGTAGCTACCAAGCACGGGTAGGAGTCTCGCCCGACCTCACGACGTTGGGGAAGTTCCTCGGTGGAGGGCTAGCTGTCGGGGCAGTAGGGGGTCGTAGTGAGTTCTTTGAGGCGGCTCGACCAGACATTGAAGTCCCCGCCGAGGAACGTGTGAGTACCGGCGGTGGGACCTTCTCAGCAAATCCATTGATGGCAGCAGCGGGACTTGCCGGACTCGAAGTCGTCGAAACCGAACCCGTCTACGAGTATATAGAGTCACAGGGCGAACGGATCCGCGAGGGTCTGCGACGCATCTTTGACGACCTGGGTGTTGAATGTCGAGTTCTCGGGATGGGTTCGTTCTTTATGCCACATTTCAAACCGGAGACGTCCCTGGATACCGTCTACGATATCGAAGCACGGACCGATCGGAGGGCAATAAAGGAGTTCCACAACCGCGTAACTGATCGTGGGTATGCGATTCTTCCCGGTCACCTGGGTAACGTCTCGTATCAGACATCCGAAAAACAAATAGATGGGTTCCTCCAGACAGCCGAGGCCGTCGGTCGTGAAATGAAAAGTGAGGGCATCTTGTGA
- a CDS encoding class II histone deacetylase encodes MDEKTELSVYCDDVCLEHTIPEGVSYRGSTDIIPVNSPHPDQPDRIRNIRGIIQNTLSEYAVWEDITPATTEQLGTVHDPDYIESVARFSEQGGGWFTTDGTGGNEKTYLAAKHAAGGAIQAVRQAIQGDETAVPYALARPSGHHAQPSQADGSCFFNNAAVAAEIALNEESAERVAILDWDVHHGNGTQEIFYDRDDVLCISIHNGHGSWNSVSHPQTGRPAECGTGSGEGYNVNIPVPFGTGNQGYGYVFHYLVEPIISEFDPDILIVSSGTDAGCMDPQGRNLVTISGFNQLGRIARRLAREYAGDNLAIIQEGGYNLNQLAFGTLAVLEGALGITLDFSDEPEDWHDDPFMFYDHENLDGVVEAVHDVGSQYARYWPLVFSSRETSCG; translated from the coding sequence ATGGACGAAAAAACGGAACTGAGCGTCTACTGTGACGATGTCTGTCTGGAGCATACGATACCGGAGGGTGTCTCCTACAGGGGATCTACAGACATCATTCCGGTGAATTCACCCCATCCGGACCAACCGGACCGGATAAGAAACATCCGGGGAATCATCCAAAACACGCTCTCAGAGTACGCAGTGTGGGAAGATATAACGCCCGCAACTACTGAACAGCTCGGTACTGTCCATGACCCCGACTATATCGAATCGGTAGCCAGGTTCTCCGAACAGGGGGGTGGCTGGTTCACAACTGATGGCACGGGCGGGAACGAAAAGACATACTTGGCAGCAAAACACGCTGCAGGAGGAGCTATTCAGGCAGTACGGCAAGCAATTCAGGGGGATGAGACTGCCGTGCCGTATGCTCTCGCTCGTCCATCGGGCCACCACGCACAGCCCTCGCAGGCGGACGGGTCCTGTTTTTTTAATAATGCAGCAGTCGCAGCGGAGATTGCATTGAACGAAGAATCAGCCGAGAGAGTTGCCATCCTTGACTGGGACGTGCATCACGGTAACGGGACTCAGGAGATTTTTTATGACAGGGACGACGTTCTGTGTATCAGCATTCACAACGGACACGGGTCGTGGAACTCTGTGTCTCACCCCCAGACCGGCCGCCCAGCAGAGTGTGGAACCGGTTCGGGTGAAGGATACAACGTGAACATTCCGGTGCCGTTCGGAACCGGAAATCAGGGTTACGGGTACGTGTTCCACTATCTCGTTGAACCGATCATATCCGAATTTGACCCGGATATACTCATCGTCAGCAGTGGAACCGATGCGGGGTGTATGGACCCACAGGGGCGGAATCTGGTTACGATATCGGGATTCAACCAGCTCGGACGAATCGCAAGACGGTTGGCACGGGAGTATGCCGGGGACAATCTGGCGATCATCCAAGAAGGGGGATACAACCTCAACCAACTCGCATTTGGCACATTGGCTGTACTTGAAGGGGCACTCGGGATTACTCTGGATTTCAGTGATGAACCCGAAGACTGGCACGACGATCCCTTCATGTTTTACGATCATGAGAACCTTGATGGAGTCGTCGAGGCGGTTCATGACGTTGGATCACAGTATGCAAGATATTGGCCACTCGTGTTCTCTTCGAGAGAGACGTCCTGTGGATGA
- a CDS encoding glutamine synthetase family protein, whose translation MGDDEKPPIVEGENGILLQFHDLSGFPRGMYINEEEWEQAQTDGFSFGPMVTEWVENYNTRGVVEPMQFTANEGYMNAIADPDTLVSVPWREGNCRKAICDLENTNGSDFELCSRSKLAKAVDSLAELGYEAKVGSEIEFNLLTEFETDRLRREGTDYIEEAATSDLGAVYHLRPLEERSKYLSELNAVMKQMGYKIEGLHKESSPGMFEALLRYTDAVHQADAVATFRLSAQAIGRRHGLTPIFMPMPMSDYEGNSQHYHISLWQHGENAFYDPDGSEDVADVAYHFIGGVLEHAKGITVLCAPTVNSYKRLQPGMWAPVNINYGHDNASTMIRIPTPREEGTRVEIRIPDNSANPYLSLAGILVAGADGIKNRIDPGEPSEEDVYEAESDDYRQLPDSLGEAVDALNEDTFLCDFLGEELINQFSRLKRDEARRYNQAVTDWDVREYINRM comes from the coding sequence ATGGGCGACGATGAAAAACCTCCGATAGTGGAAGGGGAGAATGGAATATTACTACAATTTCACGATCTGAGTGGATTTCCACGAGGTATGTATATCAATGAAGAAGAGTGGGAACAGGCACAGACAGACGGTTTCAGTTTCGGACCTATGGTCACGGAATGGGTGGAGAATTACAATACCAGGGGCGTCGTCGAACCGATGCAATTCACCGCAAACGAGGGCTATATGAACGCGATAGCCGACCCGGACACGCTGGTTTCGGTCCCGTGGCGGGAAGGGAACTGCCGGAAGGCGATATGTGATCTGGAGAATACAAACGGTTCCGATTTCGAACTGTGTTCCCGATCAAAATTGGCGAAAGCAGTCGACAGTTTGGCGGAACTCGGTTACGAAGCGAAGGTCGGATCGGAGATTGAATTCAATCTGCTGACCGAGTTTGAAACTGATCGATTACGGAGGGAAGGAACCGATTACATCGAAGAAGCAGCCACTTCCGATCTGGGTGCTGTCTATCACTTGCGGCCCTTAGAGGAGCGAAGCAAGTACTTGAGTGAACTGAACGCCGTAATGAAACAGATGGGGTATAAAATAGAGGGGCTCCACAAGGAAAGTTCGCCAGGGATGTTCGAAGCACTTCTTCGATATACGGACGCTGTCCACCAAGCTGACGCAGTAGCCACATTCAGATTGTCAGCCCAGGCGATCGGGCGACGTCACGGCCTCACTCCGATTTTTATGCCGATGCCGATGTCGGATTACGAAGGCAACAGCCAGCACTATCATATCAGCCTCTGGCAACACGGTGAGAACGCGTTCTACGATCCGGACGGATCCGAAGACGTAGCGGATGTGGCATACCACTTCATCGGTGGCGTTCTGGAACACGCAAAGGGGATTACAGTTCTATGTGCGCCGACAGTCAATTCCTACAAGAGACTCCAACCCGGGATGTGGGCACCTGTCAACATAAATTACGGACACGATAACGCATCCACCATGATCCGTATTCCCACACCCAGAGAGGAGGGAACCAGGGTGGAAATCCGAATCCCGGACAACTCTGCGAACCCGTACCTATCCCTTGCCGGAATACTCGTAGCCGGTGCTGACGGAATCAAAAACCGGATCGATCCGGGCGAACCGTCCGAGGAAGACGTGTACGAAGCAGAGTCGGATGACTACCGGCAACTCCCGGACTCGCTCGGTGAAGCAGTGGACGCACTGAACGAAGATACGTTCCTGTGTGACTTCCTGGGTGAAGAATTGATCAACCAATTTTCTCGACTTAAGAGGGACGAAGCGAGGCGTTACAACCAAGCAGTTACCGATTGGGACGTCCGGGAGTATATAAATAGAATGTAA
- a CDS encoding dipeptide epimerase: MSLTCEFERVSLPLEHDFTISRGTQSSAENVLVRIEDDQGRVGVGAAAPSTRYAETIATVEAILPDLLAVVESVGDPHALQQIEREGRAAIGDNGAALCAVDVALHDLVATQLGLPLYRYLGLDPEQSVTTSFTIGLDDTERMREKTAEAVAAGYPILKVKLGTDRDREVVSAIREEAPEATIRVDANEAWTPREAIENTEWLDEYGIEFVEQPVPADDPDGMALVREQGALPVAADESCVRLADVPQVGEIADIATIKLTKAGGIRETVRMIHAARAEGLAVMLGCMLGTTALLSAGAHLAPLLDYADLDGALLLAEDRFAGVPMPEGAIDLTGFERPGTGVHHAE, from the coding sequence GTGAGCCTGACCTGCGAGTTCGAGCGCGTCTCGTTACCGCTCGAACACGACTTCACCATCTCGCGGGGCACGCAATCCAGCGCCGAGAACGTCCTCGTCCGCATCGAAGACGACCAGGGTCGGGTGGGCGTCGGTGCCGCTGCCCCATCGACGCGCTACGCCGAGACCATCGCAACGGTCGAGGCGATCCTGCCGGACCTGCTCGCAGTCGTCGAATCGGTCGGCGACCCCCACGCACTACAGCAAATCGAGCGCGAGGGCCGCGCGGCCATCGGCGACAACGGCGCAGCCCTCTGTGCCGTCGACGTCGCCCTGCACGACCTGGTGGCGACTCAACTTGGCTTGCCCCTGTACCGCTACCTGGGGCTCGATCCCGAACAGTCTGTCACAACTTCCTTCACGATCGGTCTCGACGACACCGAGCGGATGCGCGAAAAGACCGCCGAGGCTGTCGCGGCGGGCTACCCCATCCTGAAGGTCAAACTTGGCACGGACCGCGATAGAGAGGTCGTCTCCGCGATCCGGGAGGAAGCCCCCGAGGCGACCATCCGCGTTGACGCCAACGAAGCCTGGACACCCCGCGAGGCCATTGAGAACACCGAGTGGCTTGACGAGTACGGCATCGAGTTCGTCGAACAACCCGTCCCAGCCGACGATCCCGACGGGATGGCCCTCGTCCGTGAACAGGGAGCCCTGCCGGTCGCTGCCGACGAGTCCTGTGTCCGCCTAGCGGACGTCCCTCAGGTGGGCGAGATCGCAGACATCGCCACGATTAAACTCACGAAGGCTGGCGGCATCCGGGAGACAGTCCGGATGATCCACGCCGCCCGCGCCGAGGGACTGGCGGTCATGCTGGGCTGTATGCTCGGCACAACCGCCCTGCTTTCGGCGGGTGCACACCTGGCGCCGTTGCTCGATTACGCCGACCTCGACGGGGCGCTGTTGCTCGCCGAGGATCGCTTTGCTGGGGTGCCGATGCCCGAGGGAGCAATCGATCTCACTGGCTTCGAGCGGCCGGGAACCGGGGTCCACCATGCGGAGTAG